One Prunus dulcis chromosome 8, ALMONDv2, whole genome shotgun sequence DNA window includes the following coding sequences:
- the LOC117637568 gene encoding pentatricopeptide repeat-containing protein At1g62350-like, whose protein sequence is MRPSSATQALTLFSSLPRNLIFNAEPQPSSLQLSRPKRWKLIVTMRDRSNNPRPLQKGRHLSIEAIQTVQALKRAKKNQSFLDQSFDSKFRRLLKLDMMAVLRDLLRQNECFLALKVFEDIRKEHWYRPQVSLYADMIKVMASNELIEQVELLCLCLKKETNLHPELEAFNALLTTLISFNIPKLAMECYYLMKEVGCEPDRSSFRIIINGLESMGETGLSGILRQDAQKYYGESLEFLEENEETAVK, encoded by the exons ATGAGACCCTCTTCCGCAACTCAAGCTCTCACTCTCTTCAGCTCTCTGCCCAGAAACTTAATCTTCAACGCAGAGCCTCAGCCCTCATCTCTTCAGCTCTCGAGACCCAAAAGATGGAAACTGATAGTGACGATGAGAGACAGAAGCAATAACCCGAGACCATTGCAGAAAGGAAGACACCTCAGCATCGAAGCCATACAGACCGTACAGGCCTTGAAGAGAGCCAAGAAGAACCAGAGCTTTCTTGACCAATCGTTCGATTCTAAGTTCAGGCGCTTGCTGAAGCTCGACATGATGGCTGTCCTTCGTGACCTCCTCCGCCAAAATGAGTGCTTCTTGGCCCTCAAG GTCTTTGAAGATATTCGAAAAGAACACTGGTATAGGCCGCAGGTTTCACTTTATGCTGATATGATTAAAGTAATGGCTAGCAATGAATTGATTGAACAAGTTGAACTTCTTTGCTTGTgcttgaaaaaagaaacaaatttacaCCCTGAACTTGAGGCTTTTAATGCTCTATTGACAACATTGATAAGTTTTAACATCCCTAAACTTGCAATGGAGTGCTATTACTTGATGAAAGAGGTGGGGTGTGAACCAGATAGGTCATCCTTTAGAATAATCATTAATGGTCTAGAATCCATGGGAGAGACAGGTCTTTCAGGTATTTTGAGGCAGGATGCTCAAAAGTATTATGGTGAATCTCTGGAGTTTCTAGAGGAGAATGAAGAAACGGCAGTCAAGTGA
- the LOC117637119 gene encoding expansin-A20, with translation MGGTLQATLLYLVLYLVLLHICRCSNIAVSQDEEWKTATATYSKETDGSIITEGACGYGDLHKISYGKHSAGLSGILFNKGSTCGACYELRCVDHILWCLLGSPSVTLTATDFCPPNYGLSKDYGGWCNFPKEHFEMSEAAFAEIAKRKADIVPVQYKRVKCERSGGLRFMMSGSSHFYQVLITNVGSDGEILAVKVKGSRTGWIPMARNWGQNWQSNVNLKGQPLSFEVTISSGRTLTSYNVAPANWQFGQTFEGKQF, from the exons ATGGGAGGAACCCTTCAAGCTACACTTCTCTACTTGGTTCTCTACTTGGTTCTTTTGCATATATGCAGGTGCAGCAACATTGCTGTTTCGCAAGATGAAGAATGGAAGACTGCTACTGCAACATATTCCAAAGAAACAGATGGGTCTATTATTACTG AAGGTGCTTGTGGTTATGGGGACCTTCACAAGATCAGCTATGGGAAACACAGTGCTGGGCTAAGTGGCATTTTATTCAACAAAGGGAGTACATGTGGGGCTTGTTATGAGCTGAGATGTGTTGACCACATCTTGTGGTGCCTGCTAGGGAGTCCCTCTGTTACTCTCACTGCTACAGATTTCTGCCCTCCAAATTATGGGCTTTCAAAAGATTATGGTGGCTGGTGCAATTTCCCTAAAGAACACTTTGAGATGTCAGAGGCAGCATTCGCTGAAATTGCAAAGAGAAAAGCTGATATTGTGCCAGTTCAGTATAAGAG GGTGAAGTGTGAGAGAAGTGGGGGGCTGAGATTCATGATGAGTGGAAGTTCTCACTTCTACCAAGTCTTGATTACAAATGTAGGTTCAGATGGGGAAATACTTGCTGTCAAGGTGAAGGGTTCGAGAACCGGTTGGATACCAATGGCCAGGAACTGGGGACAGAACTGGCAAAGCAATGTCAATCTTAAAGGGCAGCCTCTTTCCTTTGAGGTAACCATCAGTAGCGGAAGAACACTCACATCTTATAATGTTGCTCCAGCAAACTGGCAGTTTGGTCAGACATTTGAGGGGAAACAGTTCTAG